One Methanoculleus sp. 7T genomic window carries:
- a CDS encoding erythromycin esterase family protein, which produces MSHPTPTYATLNDWIAHETIPFSLDSPETFDAAVDKMVASFGGSVDLLGFGEALHGGEDILMLRNRLFRRLVEAHGYSAIAIESSFPRGHFVNEYVGRGPSTYEAVQETGFSHGFGRLDANRELVEWMRAHNADPSHRVKLRFYGFDSPTEMGSTDSPRRVLRFVLDYLASTDDAAGAEYRDRIEALLGEDADWEDPATVFDPTKSIGQSPAATALRVETEDLIAELQRRRPELTAKSGRDRYLEAVHYATIARQLLVYHAALARTSGDRVARLLGMRDAAMADNLAYIASRERSRGKVLAFAHNSHLRRGKAQWQWGTDLHVWWTAGTHLDEMLGSRYAVIGSAVGESDENGIGRPEAGTLEALLTAAAGPGRFIPTLPAPAIAALPIRSGSKKNPTYFPLTPQSLTDFDWLAVLDSTGYSRGGPPLQQ; this is translated from the coding sequence ATGTCTCATCCCACCCCTACGTACGCAACGCTCAATGACTGGATCGCACACGAAACGATCCCATTCTCTCTGGACTCGCCCGAGACCTTCGACGCCGCCGTCGACAAAATGGTCGCCTCATTCGGCGGCTCTGTGGACCTCCTCGGCTTCGGCGAGGCGCTCCACGGCGGGGAGGATATCCTCATGCTCCGGAACCGGCTCTTCCGGCGCCTCGTGGAGGCGCACGGTTATTCCGCCATCGCTATCGAGAGCAGTTTCCCTCGAGGGCACTTCGTGAACGAGTACGTCGGCCGCGGCCCGTCAACCTACGAGGCCGTGCAGGAGACCGGGTTCAGCCACGGCTTCGGCCGGCTCGATGCGAACCGGGAACTCGTGGAGTGGATGCGGGCGCACAACGCCGATCCCTCCCACCGTGTCAAACTCCGGTTCTACGGCTTCGATAGCCCGACCGAGATGGGCAGCACCGATAGCCCGCGCCGGGTCCTGCGGTTCGTTCTCGACTACCTCGCCTCAACCGATGATGCCGCAGGCGCGGAGTACCGCGACCGGATTGAGGCGCTTCTCGGCGAGGACGCCGACTGGGAGGACCCCGCTACAGTCTTCGACCCGACGAAGTCAATAGGCCAATCACCGGCCGCAACCGCGCTCCGGGTCGAGACCGAGGACCTCATCGCCGAACTGCAGAGACGCCGCCCGGAGCTGACGGCGAAGAGCGGCAGGGATCGCTATCTCGAAGCCGTGCACTACGCAACGATCGCACGGCAGTTGCTTGTCTACCACGCAGCGCTCGCGCGAACCTCGGGCGACCGGGTGGCGAGGCTGCTCGGCATGCGCGACGCGGCGATGGCGGATAACCTCGCGTACATAGCCTCCCGCGAGCGCAGCCGGGGGAAGGTGCTCGCCTTCGCCCACAACAGCCATCTTCGGCGTGGAAAGGCGCAGTGGCAATGGGGCACCGACCTCCACGTATGGTGGACGGCCGGGACGCACCTCGATGAGATGCTCGGCTCACGCTATGCCGTCATCGGCTCGGCGGTAGGGGAATCCGACGAAAACGGCATAGGCCGGCCCGAGGCCGGCACGCTTGAAGCGCTTCTCACCGCCGCGGCCGGGCCGGGGCGGTTCATCCCGACGCTCCCGGCCCCGGCGATCGCAGCCCTCCCGATCCGTTCAGGCAGTAAGAAGAACCCGACCTACTTCCCGCTGACGCCTCAGTCCCTCACCGACTTCGACTGGCTGGCAGTCTTGGATTCCACGGGATACAGCCGCGGGGGGCCGCCGCTGCAACAATGA
- a CDS encoding nucleotide-binding protein, with amino-acid sequence MNLSEVTERISQKLEMKGAQPDRQKIESRLRRLVEEFGVNVAEAERTVTSDLAREYNLTGVGSTSTELRPINEIVPGEWVTIEGKIVALTPSLSSSIAQSGIIADSSGAIRFVTWTRANAPAMEYGHWYRIESAVVDEYKGAPNLKIHSGTTISQMEKDIPLLPSITPIAELKPGVGSVRAKVIQDWEVSHGRMLQTGLLGDETGTIKFVIWKDEGKEKLELDTVYNIFYATVDEFNGRLSLSLNTAMYIADEGDIEVGRNETEVQGALVHVAPGSGLIKRCPVEGCNRTLSRQNYCPVHEIQPNFRYDLRLKAVLDDGVRARNVLIQRELVEKLTGITLDEAIGIAESNPLGMDEIFYRVRNAVLGRYYTCSGGEFAGRLLVNSCTPVTFKPEELAALLNRAGGEAA; translated from the coding sequence ATGAACCTATCCGAGGTAACAGAGAGAATCTCCCAGAAACTTGAAATGAAAGGCGCACAGCCTGATCGGCAGAAGATCGAGTCGCGTCTCCGCCGCCTCGTCGAGGAATTCGGCGTCAATGTCGCCGAGGCCGAGCGGACGGTGACGAGCGATCTCGCCCGCGAGTACAATCTCACCGGCGTCGGAAGCACCTCCACGGAGCTCCGCCCGATAAACGAGATCGTTCCCGGCGAGTGGGTGACAATTGAGGGAAAGATCGTCGCCCTGACCCCGTCGCTCTCATCCTCGATCGCGCAGAGCGGGATCATCGCCGATTCGAGCGGCGCCATACGTTTCGTGACCTGGACCCGGGCGAACGCCCCTGCAATGGAATACGGCCACTGGTACAGAATCGAATCCGCGGTCGTCGATGAGTACAAAGGCGCGCCGAACCTGAAGATCCATTCAGGCACCACCATCTCCCAGATGGAGAAAGATATCCCGCTCCTCCCTTCAATCACGCCGATTGCGGAGTTGAAGCCGGGAGTGGGCAGCGTGCGGGCCAAGGTCATCCAGGACTGGGAAGTCTCCCACGGGCGGATGCTCCAGACCGGGCTCCTCGGCGACGAGACCGGCACCATCAAGTTCGTCATCTGGAAAGACGAGGGCAAGGAGAAGTTGGAACTTGATACCGTCTACAACATCTTCTATGCCACAGTCGATGAGTTCAACGGCAGGCTCTCCCTCTCCCTGAACACCGCGATGTACATCGCGGACGAGGGCGATATCGAGGTCGGGCGGAACGAGACCGAGGTCCAAGGCGCTCTCGTCCATGTCGCTCCCGGGTCGGGCCTGATCAAGCGCTGCCCCGTCGAGGGGTGCAACAGGACCCTCTCCCGGCAGAACTACTGCCCGGTACACGAGATCCAGCCCAACTTCCGGTACGACCTCCGCCTGAAGGCTGTGTTGGACGATGGGGTGCGTGCCCGGAACGTCCTGATACAGCGCGAACTCGTCGAGAAACTCACCGGGATCACCCTCGATGAGGCTATCGGGATCGCGGAATCGAACCCGCTCGGCATGGACGAGATCTTCTACCGCGTCAGGAACGCGGTGCTCGGGCGCTACTACACCTGCAGCGGCGGCGAGTTCGCCGGCAGGCTGCTCGTCAACTCCTGCACCCCGGTCACGTTCAAGCCTGAAGAACTGGCTGCACTCCTGAACCGTGCCGGAGGTGAGGCAGCATGA
- a CDS encoding tRNA(Ile)(2)-agmatinylcytidine synthase translates to MWIGIDDTDSPAGMCTTYIGAVLVRRLARAGIRVVDARLVRLNPNVIHKTRGNAAVCIEAEGDVEAAFALTCACVEELAEFDAAETNPGVVVSEIRLPPDFYYAALRDFCNVGEAVEVLESVGARYRGYKNRRGLIGATAAVASDFPDWTYELLAYRKRENWGTRRQVDRESLFLAEKTTYPHTWDTVDQENDVVVCVPHTPDPVLFGIRGESPAWIRKARSYVRSEEQACEQVYTTNQGTDAHLVPGKIGELREGRSYLVRGMVAGFPTTGPGGHVSFSLEDDGVEVRCMAYEPTKGFRDVARALVPGDVVVMAGSYKGESLNLEKLGVCRLAEAVRIRPPVCPACGKRMTSAGAAKGYKCRVCGARSREPEVERQERLIRPGWYEVPPTARRHLARPLARGVPAWQQVLCD, encoded by the coding sequence ATGTGGATCGGGATCGACGACACGGATTCCCCTGCCGGGATGTGCACCACCTACATCGGGGCGGTTCTGGTGCGGCGGCTCGCGCGTGCAGGGATCCGTGTCGTCGACGCCCGGCTGGTCAGGCTGAACCCGAACGTCATCCACAAGACCCGAGGGAACGCGGCGGTCTGCATCGAGGCCGAGGGCGATGTGGAGGCGGCGTTCGCGCTCACCTGCGCGTGCGTGGAAGAACTCGCGGAGTTTGACGCCGCCGAGACCAACCCCGGCGTGGTGGTCTCCGAGATCCGGCTGCCGCCGGACTTCTACTATGCGGCGCTCCGGGACTTCTGCAACGTGGGCGAGGCTGTCGAGGTGCTCGAGTCGGTCGGAGCCCGCTACCGGGGTTACAAGAACCGACGCGGACTCATTGGGGCGACGGCGGCGGTTGCAAGCGATTTTCCGGATTGGACATACGAGTTGCTCGCCTACCGGAAGCGTGAGAACTGGGGCACCCGCCGGCAGGTGGACCGCGAAAGCCTCTTTTTGGCCGAGAAGACGACCTATCCGCATACCTGGGACACGGTGGACCAAGAGAACGATGTTGTGGTCTGCGTGCCCCATACCCCCGACCCGGTTCTCTTCGGCATTAGGGGCGAGAGCCCGGCATGGATCAGGAAAGCGCGGTCCTACGTCCGCTCCGAGGAGCAGGCCTGTGAACAGGTCTACACCACCAACCAGGGGACGGACGCTCACTTGGTGCCGGGGAAGATCGGAGAACTCCGGGAAGGGCGGTCGTACCTGGTGCGGGGCATGGTCGCCGGTTTCCCGACCACCGGGCCCGGCGGCCATGTCTCGTTCTCCCTCGAAGATGATGGCGTAGAGGTCCGTTGCATGGCCTACGAGCCGACCAAGGGGTTCCGGGACGTCGCAAGAGCCCTTGTCCCGGGGGATGTGGTGGTCATGGCCGGGAGTTACAAAGGGGAGAGTCTCAACCTCGAGAAACTCGGGGTCTGTCGCCTCGCCGAAGCGGTCCGCATCCGCCCGCCGGTCTGTCCTGCCTGCGGAAAGCGAATGACGAGCGCCGGGGCCGCAAAGGGCTACAAGTGCAGGGTCTGCGGGGCCCGTAGCCGGGAGCCTGAGGTTGAGCGGCAGGAGCGTCTGATCCGGCCGGGGTGGTACGAGGTGCCCCCCACCGCCCGCCGGCATCTTGCACGGCCGCTTGCGCGTGGCGTCCCCGCGTGGCAGCAGGTCCTCTGCGACTGA
- a CDS encoding RPA family protein — MKPQSAFEREPARRVFASELRETRYQFKEGDDEKSPTFVLLPSGIRSNRIFVVGTLTEKQRQGDQNIFYRGRVVDPTGTFFIMAGSYQPEAMQQLARIEPPAFVAVVGKPNLYTTPDGTCLVSVRAESISVVDRETRDLWVLDTARETLDRLDAFGTTDDSRKAQEEYGTQPDLYRKIVYDALTQVQL; from the coding sequence ATGAAACCCCAGAGCGCATTCGAGCGTGAGCCGGCCCGCAGAGTCTTTGCCTCCGAACTCCGCGAGACCCGCTACCAGTTCAAGGAGGGCGACGACGAGAAGAGCCCGACCTTCGTCCTCCTCCCGAGCGGCATCCGGAGCAACCGCATCTTCGTCGTGGGGACGCTCACGGAGAAGCAACGGCAGGGCGACCAGAACATCTTCTACCGGGGACGGGTGGTCGACCCGACGGGCACCTTCTTCATCATGGCCGGGTCGTACCAGCCCGAGGCGATGCAACAGCTTGCCCGGATCGAGCCGCCGGCCTTCGTCGCCGTCGTCGGCAAGCCGAACCTCTACACGACCCCGGACGGGACCTGTCTCGTCTCGGTCCGTGCGGAGTCGATCTCGGTTGTCGACCGCGAGACCCGCGACCTCTGGGTGCTGGATACCGCCCGCGAGACGCTGGACCGCCTGGATGCGTTCGGCACCACCGACGACTCCCGGAAGGCCCAGGAGGAATACGGGACGCAACCGGACCTCTACCGAAAGATCGTCTACGACGCACTCACCCAAGTGCAGTTGTAG
- the nrdD gene encoding anaerobic ribonucleoside-triphosphate reductase produces MKWSPEQQKIAEKYSSLEEIPVEERRYKCHTCHFVVDETPCPHCGEASLEIMCPLDHCDCHHSIVESIEYCPLCGHAVCPECGSHDVVQISRVTGYLQDVAGWNAGKQQELKDRVRYSVV; encoded by the coding sequence ATGAAGTGGAGCCCGGAACAGCAGAAGATAGCAGAGAAGTACTCAAGCCTTGAGGAAATTCCCGTAGAAGAGCGGCGGTACAAGTGCCACACATGCCACTTCGTCGTGGACGAGACCCCCTGCCCCCATTGCGGCGAGGCGTCGCTAGAGATCATGTGCCCGCTCGACCACTGCGACTGCCATCACTCCATCGTTGAGAGTATCGAGTACTGCCCGCTCTGCGGCCATGCCGTCTGCCCGGAGTGCGGGAGCCACGATGTCGTGCAGATCAGCAGGGTTACCGGGTACCTGCAGGATGTTGCAGGTTGGAATGCGGGCAAGCAGCAGGAACTGAAAGACAGAGTCCGCTATTCCGTCGTATGA
- the pyrF gene encoding orotidine-5'-phosphate decarboxylase → MTELILALDVLDRKRACAIAESCASYIDAVKIGYPLVLSTGLSIVEDLAGLGLPLIADFKVADIPNTNRLICEAVFSAGFDAVIAQGFVGADAARACVEVAHNHGGAAYIVAEMSHPGATEFFHGGVAERLAALAVSCRADGIIAPATRPDRIGRLREIVGEKTIYSPGVGAQGGDLDTVARLVDGVIVGRSIYEAEDPGAEAERLARIRR, encoded by the coding sequence ATGACCGAGCTCATCCTCGCCCTTGATGTGCTCGACCGAAAACGGGCGTGCGCGATCGCCGAATCCTGTGCATCCTACATCGACGCCGTCAAGATCGGCTACCCGCTCGTCCTCTCGACCGGCCTCTCCATCGTCGAGGACCTTGCCGGTCTCGGCCTCCCGCTCATCGCCGACTTCAAGGTCGCGGATATCCCCAACACCAACCGACTCATATGCGAAGCGGTCTTCTCGGCCGGGTTTGACGCCGTCATCGCCCAGGGGTTCGTGGGGGCCGATGCGGCGCGGGCCTGCGTCGAGGTGGCGCACAACCACGGCGGGGCCGCCTATATCGTCGCGGAGATGAGCCATCCCGGGGCGACCGAGTTTTTCCACGGAGGCGTGGCCGAGCGGTTGGCGGCGCTCGCGGTCTCCTGCCGGGCCGACGGGATCATCGCCCCCGCCACCCGTCCGGACCGGATCGGCCGGCTCCGCGAGATCGTCGGGGAGAAGACGATCTACTCTCCGGGCGTGGGGGCACAAGGCGGCGACCTCGACACGGTGGCCCGGCTGGTCGACGGGGTCATCGTGGGCAGGAGCATCTACGAGGCAGAGGACCCAGGCGCCGAAGCCGAGCGTCTGGCCCGCATCCGCCGGTGA
- a CDS encoding DUF1858 domain-containing protein, producing the protein MALNADSTIADLLREKPESAQVLFRFGMGCLGCAIANNETIREAAQAHGVPLEEMLSALGIAEA; encoded by the coding sequence ATGGCATTAAATGCGGACAGTACAATCGCGGACCTCCTTCGGGAGAAGCCCGAATCGGCACAGGTACTCTTCCGGTTCGGAATGGGTTGCCTTGGTTGCGCCATCGCAAATAACGAGACGATCCGGGAAGCCGCTCAGGCACACGGCGTCCCTCTCGAAGAGATGCTCTCCGCGCTCGGCATCGCCGAGGCGTGA
- a CDS encoding adenosylcobinamide amidohydrolase: protein MRYFVRNNTLFLRGRFRAASTGINGGIADVTTILNSTVPHDFDDDPQRYLDLLAARHGLSREYFGLLTAVEMHHLCVLQYDFITVFITAGVTNPTVTAGVTNPTPPPAPHTINIIVYSREGMPDAALLETIVTATGAKAQALHDLGYDFPGTTTDAVAVACERDASCAHTYAGTLTEIGRRVHAAVLYGVPEALARQLGKVRRSDPSFFIYSRYGGEHWVEWQKEGCPYYPCHFPGQRCDYCYCPYYPCNDEELGEWVESSSGGRVWSCTKCTLLHVPEVADYVKRNPEAALAELKRLRDRL from the coding sequence ATGAGATATTTCGTCAGGAACAATACTCTTTTCCTTCGCGGCCGGTTTCGGGCGGCCAGTACCGGCATCAATGGCGGCATCGCCGACGTCACGACGATCCTGAACAGCACGGTGCCGCACGACTTCGACGACGACCCGCAACGCTACCTTGACTTGCTGGCCGCCAGGCACGGCCTCTCCCGGGAGTATTTCGGGCTTCTGACCGCCGTCGAGATGCACCACCTCTGTGTCCTCCAGTACGACTTCATCACGGTCTTCATCACGGCGGGAGTAACGAACCCGACGGTTACGGCAGGGGTGACAAACCCGACGCCTCCCCCCGCACCGCATACCATCAACATCATCGTCTACAGCCGGGAGGGGATGCCTGACGCGGCGCTCCTCGAGACGATCGTCACGGCGACCGGAGCAAAGGCCCAGGCGCTCCACGATCTAGGATACGATTTCCCGGGCACCACCACGGATGCGGTCGCCGTCGCCTGTGAGCGTGACGCCTCCTGCGCACACACCTATGCCGGAACGCTGACCGAGATCGGCCGGCGGGTCCATGCGGCCGTCCTCTACGGCGTCCCGGAGGCCCTCGCAAGGCAGCTAGGGAAAGTCCGCCGGAGCGACCCATCGTTCTTCATCTACAGCCGTTACGGCGGGGAGCACTGGGTGGAGTGGCAAAAAGAAGGCTGTCCCTATTACCCGTGCCACTTCCCGGGACAGCGATGCGACTACTGCTACTGCCCTTACTACCCCTGCAACGATGAGGAACTCGGAGAATGGGTCGAGAGTTCAAGCGGCGGCAGGGTATGGAGCTGCACTAAATGCACGCTCCTACACGTTCCTGAGGTCGCAGATTACGTGAAAAGAAATCCCGAGGCCGCTCTCGCCGAGCTCAAGCGCCTCCGGGACAGGCTATGA
- a CDS encoding deoxyhypusine synthase, producing MTFKYGDAVQQARVRPGMTVGELVDELGKAGAYNGGSLWQAVNIYERMLRDEKALKFFGLSGAMVPGGMGGIVADLIRRGYIDVLVSTGANLTHDTIEAIGCHHYHGTCDVSDTELCEEGVNRIYDIFLPNEAFIRFEEFMQDIYSSIPEGSTVSISELLNRIGSRLDTGILAEAAKAGVPVYCPAIQDSMIGLQYWLFSQTHKVVVSAFGDMHALLDRCFEAERAGAILVGGGVPKNYILQSKLMTESGFDYAVQLTGDRPDLGGLSGATLEEARSWGKLTGEARAVTVYGDATINLPMLVAATLERLEG from the coding sequence ATGACCTTCAAGTATGGGGATGCAGTACAACAGGCACGAGTGCGCCCCGGTATGACCGTCGGCGAACTCGTCGACGAACTTGGAAAAGCCGGAGCCTACAACGGGGGATCCCTGTGGCAGGCGGTCAACATCTACGAGCGGATGCTTCGCGACGAGAAGGCGCTGAAGTTCTTCGGCCTCTCGGGCGCCATGGTGCCCGGCGGTATGGGAGGCATCGTCGCCGACCTCATCAGGCGGGGATACATCGACGTGCTGGTATCGACCGGCGCAAACCTCACCCACGATACCATCGAGGCGATCGGCTGCCACCATTATCACGGGACCTGCGACGTCTCCGATACCGAACTCTGCGAGGAGGGAGTCAACCGGATTTACGACATCTTCCTCCCAAACGAAGCGTTCATCAGGTTCGAAGAGTTCATGCAGGACATCTATTCCTCGATCCCGGAAGGTTCGACGGTCTCGATCTCCGAACTTCTCAACCGGATCGGGAGCAGGCTCGATACCGGGATCCTTGCCGAGGCGGCAAAGGCCGGGGTGCCGGTCTACTGCCCCGCCATCCAGGACTCCATGATCGGACTGCAGTACTGGCTCTTCTCCCAGACGCATAAGGTTGTAGTCAGCGCGTTTGGAGACATGCACGCACTCCTCGACCGGTGCTTTGAGGCCGAGCGGGCCGGGGCCATCCTCGTCGGCGGCGGCGTCCCGAAGAACTACATCCTGCAGAGCAAATTGATGACCGAGAGCGGGTTTGACTACGCGGTGCAGCTCACCGGCGACCGGCCGGACCTCGGCGGCCTCTCTGGCGCGACGCTCGAAGAGGCCCGCTCGTGGGGCAAGCTCACCGGGGAGGCCCGGGCGGTGACGGTCTACGGCGACGCGACCATCAACCTTCCGATGCTCGTGGCCGCAACCCTCGAGAGGCTGGAAGGATGA
- the thsA gene encoding thermosome subunit alpha: MSSLGGQPILILKEGSQRTRGRDAQSGNIAAAKAVASAVRTTLGPKGMDKMLVDTIGDVVITNDGVTILKEMDIEHPAAKMMVEIAKTQDDEVGDGTTTAVVIAGELLKRAEDLLEQDVHPTVIAHGYRMAADKAQGILDEIAIDVKPDDMALLKKIADTAMTGKGAEAAKEKLTELVVKAITMVADADGTVDTEFVKVEKKVGGSIEDSEIVEGMIIDKERVHPAMPRAVKDAKILLLNAAVEFKKTEVDAEISITSPDQLQMFLDEEERMIKGIVDKVVASGANVLFCQKGIDDIAQHYLAKAGIFAVRRVKKSDMEKLARATGAAIVSSIDAIAPEELGKAGSVEEKKVSGEEMIFVTGCENPKAVSIIIRGGTEHVVDELDRAIEDALRVVSVAVEDKKFVAGGGAPEIELSLRLREYAATVGGRAQLAIEAFANALEIIPRTLAENAGLDPIDMLVALRASHEKGGASAKYMGLDVFNAASGDMLKAGVVEPLRVKTQAIASAAEAAVMILRIDDVIAASKSAGPSPEEMAAMGGGMGGMGGMPPM, translated from the coding sequence ATGTCAAGTCTTGGAGGACAACCAATCCTTATTCTGAAAGAGGGTAGCCAGCGTACCCGCGGTCGTGACGCACAGTCAGGCAACATCGCTGCCGCAAAGGCCGTCGCAAGCGCTGTACGGACAACACTCGGCCCTAAGGGCATGGACAAGATGCTCGTCGACACCATCGGCGACGTCGTCATCACGAACGACGGCGTGACCATCTTAAAAGAGATGGATATCGAGCACCCCGCCGCGAAGATGATGGTCGAGATCGCAAAGACTCAGGACGACGAGGTCGGCGACGGCACCACGACCGCAGTGGTGATCGCAGGCGAACTCCTGAAGCGGGCTGAGGACCTCCTCGAACAGGACGTACACCCCACGGTTATCGCCCACGGCTACCGCATGGCCGCCGATAAGGCGCAGGGCATCCTCGACGAGATCGCCATCGACGTCAAGCCCGACGACATGGCGCTGCTCAAGAAGATCGCCGACACCGCCATGACCGGCAAGGGCGCAGAGGCCGCAAAGGAGAAGCTCACCGAGCTCGTCGTCAAGGCGATCACGATGGTCGCTGATGCCGACGGTACCGTCGACACCGAGTTCGTCAAGGTCGAGAAGAAGGTCGGCGGGTCCATCGAGGACTCCGAGATCGTCGAAGGCATGATCATCGACAAGGAGCGTGTGCACCCCGCCATGCCCCGGGCCGTCAAGGACGCAAAGATCCTGCTCCTGAACGCCGCCGTTGAGTTCAAGAAGACCGAGGTCGACGCCGAGATCAGCATCACAAGCCCCGACCAGCTCCAGATGTTCCTCGATGAAGAGGAGCGGATGATCAAGGGCATCGTCGACAAGGTCGTCGCAAGCGGTGCAAACGTCCTCTTCTGTCAGAAGGGCATCGACGACATCGCCCAGCACTACCTCGCCAAGGCGGGCATCTTCGCCGTGCGGCGCGTCAAGAAGAGCGACATGGAGAAGCTCGCCCGCGCTACCGGTGCGGCTATCGTCAGCTCCATCGACGCCATCGCCCCCGAGGAACTCGGCAAGGCCGGCAGCGTCGAAGAGAAGAAGGTCTCCGGTGAAGAGATGATCTTCGTCACCGGGTGCGAGAACCCGAAGGCGGTCTCGATCATCATCCGCGGCGGCACCGAGCACGTCGTCGATGAGCTCGACCGCGCTATCGAGGACGCTCTGCGGGTCGTCAGCGTTGCCGTCGAGGACAAGAAGTTCGTCGCCGGCGGCGGTGCACCCGAGATCGAACTCTCGCTCCGGCTCCGCGAATACGCGGCAACCGTCGGCGGACGGGCCCAGCTCGCTATCGAAGCGTTTGCAAACGCTCTTGAGATCATCCCGAGGACGCTTGCCGAGAACGCAGGTCTCGACCCGATCGACATGCTTGTCGCTCTCCGTGCATCCCACGAGAAGGGCGGTGCAAGCGCGAAGTACATGGGACTTGACGTCTTCAACGCCGCCTCCGGAGACATGCTCAAGGCCGGCGTCGTCGAGCCCCTGCGGGTGAAGACCCAGGCGATCGCAAGCGCCGCCGAGGCCGCCGTCATGATCCTCCGGATCGACGACGTCATCGCCGCGTCCAAGTCCGCCGGCCCCTCTCCTGAAGAGATGGCTGCCATGGGCGGCGGCATGGGCGGCATGGGCGGCATGCCCCCGATGTAA
- a CDS encoding transcriptional regulator: protein MSQDRLPQMVVSIMLLADFDVSERCNIRPRSFDLIVKKGDTLVIIKIVSHIDSVSADIAWDLNLIARHLEATPLIVGERARDAELERGVVYIRYGLFAISPETLYDYFVEGLSPMVYASPGGLYVKIRGDLLREVRERSRMSLGDLASELGVSRRTISKYESGMGTTLDVAIRLEELFCAPLVETIDLVGYHSPEVKPPAPAESATGDILVDLERMGMEIHAMRQAPFQALALFDRHTILTAYGTSQKVVKRASLIGNISQITKTFAMCVVTDYKKRKKIGKTLLIGEEHLHTLEDGSELIDMINE from the coding sequence ATGTCGCAGGATCGCCTTCCTCAGATGGTCGTCAGCATCATGCTCCTTGCAGACTTCGACGTCTCGGAGCGATGCAATATCCGTCCGCGGAGTTTCGACCTTATCGTGAAGAAAGGCGACACCCTCGTCATCATCAAGATCGTCTCCCATATCGACAGCGTGAGCGCCGATATCGCCTGGGACCTCAACCTGATCGCCCGGCACCTTGAGGCGACGCCGCTCATCGTCGGCGAGCGGGCACGGGATGCGGAACTTGAGCGTGGGGTCGTCTACATCCGCTACGGGCTCTTCGCCATCAGCCCCGAGACGCTCTACGACTACTTTGTGGAAGGTCTCTCCCCGATGGTCTATGCGTCCCCCGGCGGCCTCTACGTGAAGATCAGGGGCGACCTCCTCCGCGAAGTGCGGGAACGCTCCCGGATGTCGCTTGGGGACCTGGCATCGGAACTCGGGGTCTCCCGCCGGACCATCAGCAAGTATGAGAGCGGAATGGGCACCACGCTCGATGTCGCCATCAGGCTCGAGGAGCTCTTCTGTGCGCCGCTCGTCGAGACGATCGATCTGGTCGGCTACCACTCGCCCGAGGTCAAGCCCCCGGCGCCTGCAGAATCCGCAACCGGAGATATCCTCGTCGATCTCGAACGCATGGGCATGGAGATCCATGCGATGCGGCAGGCGCCGTTCCAGGCGCTGGCGCTCTTCGATCGGCATACGATCCTGACGGCATACGGCACTTCCCAGAAGGTCGTCAAGCGCGCTTCCCTCATCGGCAACATCTCCCAGATCACGAAGACGTTTGCGATGTGCGTCGTCACAGATTACAAAAAGCGGAAGAAAATCGGCAAAACCCTTCTTATCGGCGAAGAGCATCTCCACACCCTCGAAGACGGCTCAGAACTCATAGATATGATTAATGAGTGA